One segment of Corynebacterium atrinae DNA contains the following:
- the tsaB gene encoding tRNA (adenosine(37)-N6)-threonylcarbamoyltransferase complex dimerization subunit type 1 TsaB, which produces MLVLAIDTSTPDLVTGLVNTATGDTVDRPLPGTRAHNEQLTPTVQALLIDARVTFADIDAIVVGCGPGPFTGLRVGMASAQAFGDALGIPVYGVCSLDAIAQRLPAGRSLVATDARRREIYWATYIDGQRTHGPEVIAPAELVLPHEVDVASVPAALSAAVEVDVDKHDLVPDAASLVAVADLSADPAPVVPLYLRRPDAKEPKPRPQSPAIPQVEL; this is translated from the coding sequence GTGCTTGTTCTCGCGATCGATACCTCCACGCCTGACCTCGTCACCGGACTGGTCAACACCGCCACCGGCGACACCGTCGACCGCCCCCTGCCGGGCACTCGGGCTCACAATGAGCAACTAACGCCCACCGTTCAAGCATTGCTTATCGACGCCCGCGTGACCTTCGCCGACATCGACGCCATCGTCGTCGGCTGTGGTCCGGGTCCTTTCACCGGCCTGCGCGTCGGCATGGCCTCCGCGCAGGCCTTCGGAGATGCCCTCGGCATCCCCGTCTATGGGGTGTGTTCCCTCGACGCCATCGCCCAGCGCCTGCCCGCAGGCCGCTCGCTCGTGGCCACCGATGCCCGCCGCCGGGAAATCTACTGGGCCACCTATATCGATGGCCAGCGCACCCACGGGCCCGAGGTGATCGCTCCCGCCGAGCTCGTCCTGCCGCACGAGGTCGACGTGGCGTCGGTGCCGGCTGCACTGTCCGCGGCGGTAGAGGTGGACGTCGATAAGCATGACCTCGTGCCCGACGCGGCCTCGCTGGTCGCAGTGGCTGATCTCAGCGCCGACCCGGCGCCGGTGGTGCCGCTCTACCTGCGACGACCGGACGCGAAGGAACCGAAGCCGCGCCCGCAGTCCCCGGCGATCCCGCAGGTGGAACTGTGA